AGTAGATTAATAACAACACATAGTAGATGATGTAGACCCTCACAAGTTGAACTGAGGAATATGCAGCGGCAAATGCTACTTGACCAGAGAAGGCCAACTTCAATTTTAATCTCAAGACATAATGGATAACTTAATATTTCAAGTATACATTATTTGTTCCCCTTCTTCATGTAGCCTTTGTCATGGACATGATTAAAGTTGTGTACTCAAACTCAATGAGTGAAATCTTTTTTGCAAATCTTGAGAATAATTCGTCCATGATATTTTCACCGAATGCAGCTGAAAAGAGAGGTTCCTTGACAGCTCTCAATGTCTTCGTAATGATCTCTCTTCTCACTTGGCTATCTATGTCATCTGAAAAGTGTTCATTCAAACATATTTGAATAATTTCCAATCTTTCAAGGGTAAAGGATCCTTCTGCCTCGATTATTTGCTTGACTTCCTCCACAGTTGGAATATAGAAAGGCATGTTAAAGCAATCCAATGTTGTCTTTTCAATCAACCCCTGAACATGTATTAATTATGATGGAACATAATTAGTTGTTACTAGCATGTTACCACAACAAAAAACTTACATAATAATGATAATCAAAATTGTATTTTGTTGTATACCTCTAAGACCATGTCCTTCAGTACCAAGTCAAACAAGGGCCCAGCGTCAcctttttcaaataaataattttttcttccaAGTAATGATAGTACCATACTTCCATCAAGTGTCAATTCTTCTGAACGTGATTGAAGAAATAGTTTGAAATCTTTTTGAAATTGCTCAAAGTATGCTTTATACACCACTGTAGGGCTTGTGTTTGTTAAATAAATATGACCTTTGTTTAGTGGCTCAGCTCCGTTTGTCAATTCTTCTGGAGCCTGTTGTGAAAAAagccacacacacacacaatatttttttattattttgtgcTTTGATCTGCAAACACAAATTTAACAACTTTAATACCTGTGAGAGCCAATGAAGACTATTTGAAGAATAAAAGAAATGGATGTAATTATTAGGAAAGAGCCTCCCATAAAAGTTCCCTGGAGTTGCATTTATAAAACATGCTCCAACATTGTCTCCCATCTCTAGTATCTTTTGGTAGAAATCAGGGAGTAACTTGAAGACACCATTAAAATCATTTCCAAATAGATCATTAAGATAGACTTGCAGTATAGGTGCCTCATAATTTAAACTCCGTTTACTTTCACTGATGAAAGTAATTATATTATACACCACTAGAAGTGCGTTTGGTCCCGAAGAGCACCCTCAATCTGCCACTTTTATATTACTTTTAAAAGGGGTGTGATGCAGCAATCTCTTAATACTTTTTTCTAGTATTGACTCGATCTATATCCAATATCACATttttctgaagaaaaaaaaaagaaaaaaaacttagtAACAATGTCGACAACAATGATAATAGTATGACcataaagtatatatatatgcacTGCAGAACACAGCAAGTGATTATAACGGCAAGATTACCTCTCAGTCAGATTAACAAGTGGAAGCCCTGCGACTGTTTCTCAGATATAGAACCTGCAATAACAAGAACACAGCTTTGTCAATGAAATGCAAATTCAATGTGAATTTATGTATTCAGATGTTGGTTGAGAGAGTCAAAATTGGCACTTATTATTACATGTATTATTTAAAACACCTTGAGGGTTGTACTTTCAAGAAAAGATGCTGTTCGAATATAAACTTGCTTCTCTATAAGTTGTTTGAATCTTTAATAATTATCTATTTAAAACCTTAACAATTATTTTAAAGCTTAACCAGTTGACATACtaattccacctccaccttgTGAGATTAGATATAAATGAGGGAGAAAGGAATGATGTGATTTGTGATGTGACAGAAAAtgcagagagagatagaaagaaaaatatgtaaaaaagagattgaagagaaagtgagatgtgtatatatcattctCAAGCTTAACAACTAAGATTCTCAATCAATGCTTAAGTTGTGTCTAGTATGTATTTATGTAATTgtcaaaaactcaaaacttatcAATTGGATATTAGGTGTGTCGGACAATGTTGaaa
This portion of the Lotus japonicus ecotype B-129 chromosome 3, LjGifu_v1.2 genome encodes:
- the LOC130748492 gene encoding probable methyltransferase TCM_000168 — translated: MGDNVGACFINATPGNFYGRLFPNNYIHFFYSSNSLHWLSQAPEELTNGAEPLNKGHIYLTNTSPTVVYKAYFEQFQKDFKLFLQSRSEELTLDGSMVLSLLGRKNYLFEKGDAGPLFDLVLKDMVLEGLIEKTTLDCFNMPFYIPTVEEVKQIIEAEGSFTLERLEIIQICLNEHFSDDIDSQVRREIITKTLRAVKEPLFSAAFGENIMDELFSRFAKKISLIEFEYTTLIMSMTKAT